In Fibrobacter sp. UWB10, the genomic window CAATCGTGCTGTTCCCGCTGCGATTCGACAACAAGGTGCTCGGTTACATGTGGGCCATCAACTTCAACGCCGAAAACACCATCAAGATTAAAAAGACGCTTGAACTGACGACCTACTTCCTCGCCTCCGAAATTGCAAACCACTTGCTTCTGAAGAAGCTTGAAATCATGAGTTCCATTGACTCGCTCACGGGTATCAAGAACAGAAACATGATGAACAATCGCGTAGACTTGATTGTAAGCGGTAAAGAACGCACCCCAGACGCCGTGCTCTTTATAGACCTGAACGGGCTCAAGCGCGTGAACGACGATCAGGGCCACAATTCAGGCGACAAGATGCTCCGCACGGCAGCAAAGATTTTGCAAGAAGTTCTCCACGACGGCGAAGTGTTCCGCGCTGGCGGCGACGAATTTATGGCGATGTTTCCGAAAATTACCGAAGCCGAACTGCAAAAGCGAATCGAACAGATTCACGAAGTCGCCAAGGCAAACAACATTCACTTCTCTATCGGATCGTGCCTCGGCGGCACCGATGTCCGTAGATCCATGCATATTGCCGACGAACGCATGTACGCCGACAAGAACGCTTACTACGCCGCACACCCCGAAGAAAAGTACCGGTAATCACTTTACTACAAAGAATTCATCCAGCTTTTCTTTGTAGATATTTCCATAATGGTTCATATTGTACAACTGCACATGCGAACCTGAAATCTTACTTGCGATTTCGACATACATGTCCCTCAGCGTTGCGTCGGGTGTTTCATCAAGCAGCATCGTAAAACCTCGGGTAAAACTGTTCGTCAAGTATACGCCCATTTCTTCATTTCGTTCATCCGCCTTACTCGTTTCATAAGGCGACGCCGCTGTTAGAAAAACGATACCAGGAATATTCGCCTTTTCCGCCGTTTCACCAAGTCCACCACTATAGCAGGCCTCCACGGCAACCAACACCTTGCGGTGCGGAATTTGTTTGATCAGCGCAACAATCTGCTCATAACTAACCTTGTCTTTACCATATTCCAAATACCCCGGTATTCCATGACCACTCCAAAAGACAAAAACATTGTCGGTCGACTTTGCTCGGAGAACCTTTGATAACTTATTACTTGAATTACCCCTTAATATATTTCCTAGGTCAGACGCCGTTACGGAACTTAATTTGTAATCAACCACACCCTTTTCATAGACATTGTCTCCATCCAAACGAATAAACAACTCTCCCGGATACAGGTTGCGACTATGATTTGCAATGTCATCTTCTGCAATCACGATAATGTGGTCATCGTCGTACCCCATCTTCTTGAGTTTCTGGTAAATGGCAAAGATGTCCGCCTGAAACCGGTAATTTGCCCAGCCCGATGAGGCTGCAACCAAAAGCGCCCAATGTTTCGAAACGTCATTGTAAGAAATATTCGAGTCTGCATATTCGAAAAAGCTCGTATCCACATCGGCCTTGAAAAAATCCAGCCAATTTTCTTCTGGATTTATCGAATGTTTTGAGTCGTCGTTGCTGGTAAAATCATTCGTGACATATTTATGGTCAGCAATATTCCACCCGCGATACACTGAACCGCTCACACTGTTGTCCCTATCCTGGAAAGTCCAAGAGCTCGATACCCCCGTCAGATCAGGCAAGCGTCCATTCTGCAACGACATGAAATTTTCATGCATTCCGGCAATCATCCAATCGCCGCCGGTGCCGTCCCTTCCTCCGAGCACAGCTCTAATCGATTCATTCAATTCCAAGCCCGACGAAACGGAATAAGTCGCGGCATACGCCAAAATATACAGAGCATCTACGAAATGCGCTTCGCCATTGAGAATGTCTTCGCCAAAATGTTCATGGTAAGCTTGCGCAAACCCGGACTCGGGTCTTGCATACAAATCAAAGCCACGGTAAAAATCGTAATGAAGATTTTTTACGATAGAATCCGAAACGAAATTACTGGAACACACCACTCGGATGCCACCTTGAGAAGCGACATCCTGTTGATACAATTCATCATCAAAGGCTAAGGCCATTTTGTCATCATAGGGTTCAAACAACAAAACGCTATACGGTTTCTTACGTTCCAAATAAGTCTGCGTAAGCATCCGCAGTTCGGCTTCGTCATTGTACAAAAAGATTCTGTCAATTTTAAGTCCGAATTCTTCGGCCATAAAGCCTAGCCAGTCGACATAAGAACTTACGAGTCCGCCATTCAGCTCGCTCGACGGAGCCAAAAGTGTAAGTTCCAGTTCATTCATAAAAATAGACGCAAAGGAACTAGCCAAATGCGAGAAAGCGGATTCTATCAGCATAAAGTCGTTTTCGACCAAGTTCCACAAGTTCGGCATGTTGGCAAAAAAACGCTGGTATTCCACATTCGACGCCTTGGGCGAAAGAATCGGTTTCGTACTTTTTTTCAAAAGTTCCGCCATGCGGTACGCCTTGTCCGATCGCGTGGGGCCTACAATCGCCACATAGTCCGAATCTCCCGCCACCATTTCCATATACTCGCCGATATCGGCGTCATCCTGGTTCTTGAATTCCAGTTGCAGTTTTACCTTTTGGTCTAGCCCATCCTGAGCTTTTTCCATATTTTCCAAAGCCCATTCAGCACTCCGTTTCCAACGGGCCATTTCAGAAGATTTCGCCATGACGGCGACCTTAAGTTTGTGCGTCTTAGCATCGGAATTTGCAGAAGATGTATTGTCGGAGCACGCGCAAAGACAAAGAATCGCGATAAACAACAAGGAAAGTAGACTATTTCTTGGCATGGCGTGCCTCCTCGCGAACCGCCTCGTCATAATACTTTTCATAGCGGTCTTCGAACTCTTTCGTATCGCCAAAATTCTTATTAAACACAATCGATGCGGCACCATCCCCCAAGCCCAAAGAGCGGAACCGAGGCCAATCCTTACCCAAAGCCCATTCTTCCAAGTAGCGAACAACAATCCCCTTAATGTCAATGACTAGAGTAAACGGCACCTTCGGCAACACGCCGCTCTGGTCAACATCCATCCCAATCATAAAGTGTCCCGTATTCGGAAAATCGATCAATGCCCGACGTACCCCCTTGATAGCGCCCCCCAACAAAGGAAAAATAGCCGAAGGCCTATCCCCATCTAGAATATAATTCGTTATTGAAAAAGTGGCCACGTAGGCAAATTCAACGTTGTTAAAAGCCGTTTCATCATTTTCAGTATAAGTAAGATAATCCACTCCCAGAGTATCCGCAATCGTCTTATGCGCATCGTAGCCCTTCCTAAAGCCTTCAATCGATGTTTCCAGGCTCGCAAAGCCGGGTGCCGCCGCCAAAATCATACATGGATTTATTCCCAGAATCGCCCCAGACAAGAAACTCGCTCCGTAACGGTCTATCGAGAAGGTATAGACACCTTGCGGAAGTCCCGCCGTATCGGCCTCAAACAACAGAACCTTGTTGCCTACCCCCGTAAAGCGAACATCAAGTTTTTGCGCCAGCCCCACATATTCGGAAGAAGCCAAAATCAACATCGATGAATCGGTGTCGACATTTTCCTTAAGCCACGCCTTTACAAGGGAATCCGCCTCGCCCATAGAATCCGGCTGCAGCAAGCGGAACGGAATCCCTCTATCTTCGTAGAATCTAAAAAGTCCCGCCAAAATCTGGTCATTATAGCTGTTGTCGCCAATGCCATTGATGCTTGCCACAAGCGTAATGTTTGCAACACCCGAGCGATTTTGCACAGCATCAAAAACAGATTCGCTGTTGGAGCAAGCATACAGCGAAAGCAACAAAAAGAATCCAAAAAAAATTCTTAGCATCATTATTTCAATGATA contains:
- a CDS encoding C13 family peptidase; this encodes MPRNSLLSLLFIAILCLCACSDNTSSANSDAKTHKLKVAVMAKSSEMARWKRSAEWALENMEKAQDGLDQKVKLQLEFKNQDDADIGEYMEMVAGDSDYVAIVGPTRSDKAYRMAELLKKSTKPILSPKASNVEYQRFFANMPNLWNLVENDFMLIESAFSHLASSFASIFMNELELTLLAPSSELNGGLVSSYVDWLGFMAEEFGLKIDRIFLYNDEAELRMLTQTYLERKKPYSVLLFEPYDDKMALAFDDELYQQDVASQGGIRVVCSSNFVSDSIVKNLHYDFYRGFDLYARPESGFAQAYHEHFGEDILNGEAHFVDALYILAYAATYSVSSGLELNESIRAVLGGRDGTGGDWMIAGMHENFMSLQNGRLPDLTGVSSSWTFQDRDNSVSGSVYRGWNIADHKYVTNDFTSNDDSKHSINPEENWLDFFKADVDTSFFEYADSNISYNDVSKHWALLVAASSGWANYRFQADIFAIYQKLKKMGYDDDHIIVIAEDDIANHSRNLYPGELFIRLDGDNVYEKGVVDYKLSSVTASDLGNILRGNSSNKLSKVLRAKSTDNVFVFWSGHGIPGYLEYGKDKVSYEQIVALIKQIPHRKVLVAVEACYSGGLGETAEKANIPGIVFLTAASPYETSKADERNEEMGVYLTNSFTRGFTMLLDETPDATLRDMYVEIASKISGSHVQLYNMNHYGNIYKEKLDEFFVVK